A DNA window from Blastocatellia bacterium contains the following coding sequences:
- a CDS encoding SLATT domain-containing protein: protein MEEITSATSDLLLADWFRRVRESQHMHYDASHYFSRLHYYLGIPTMILTSLVGTAVFASLDKQSVGDIKILVGLVSILASVLATLQTFLGLSERAERHRVTAASYSAIRRQLEMIKTFQPEEKEKLIQTLTDIRDQMDSLAKSSPEVPQKIRDRTYIELKRNEHKRVFHILEAGQGSKKQ from the coding sequence ATGGAAGAAATTACATCCGCAACTTCAGACTTGCTTTTGGCTGACTGGTTCCGAAGAGTTCGTGAGAGCCAACATATGCACTATGACGCCTCCCATTATTTTAGCCGCCTACATTACTATCTCGGAATACCGACGATGATATTGACCAGCTTGGTTGGGACAGCAGTGTTTGCTTCCCTTGATAAACAAAGCGTAGGCGACATCAAAATCCTGGTGGGCCTTGTGAGTATACTTGCGTCTGTCTTGGCAACCCTACAGACCTTTTTGGGGTTATCCGAACGAGCAGAAAGACATCGAGTGACCGCCGCCAGTTATTCGGCTATCAGGAGGCAATTAGAAATGATTAAGACGTTTCAGCCAGAGGAAAAGGAGAAGTTAATACAAACGTTAACAGACATAAGAGATCAAATGGATTCTTTGGCAAAATCCTCGCCCGAGGTCCCGCAGAAAATTCGCGACAGGACTTACATAGAACTCAAGCGGAATGAACATAAACGGGTATTCCATATACTGGAAGCAGGACAGGGTAGCAAGAAGCAATAA